Proteins found in one Brachypodium distachyon strain Bd21 chromosome 5, Brachypodium_distachyon_v3.0, whole genome shotgun sequence genomic segment:
- the LOC100831197 gene encoding putative lipoxygenase 5, whose amino-acid sequence MASMELLGRSFLKGSAGPATAAAPRGGLCFASVGGRRQGRSTRKTLRSKPPVGALAERVVLTPAPTERVGRPEAHSQSVAARAVVTVRRKRKEDVKERVAEQMDAYADRVGRSVLLELVSTETDPRKGGPKKSKKSRLVGWFEKRDVKAELVVYTAEFTVDAAFGEPGAVTVLNRHQREFFIESIVVEGFPSGPAHFTCNSWVQPTRVSGGVTPRVFFTNKPYLPSKTPAGLRELRRRELKELRGSGTGERRITDRAYDYDVYNDLGNPDKGAGFERPVLGGEAMPYPRRMRTARPSTITDEGAESRVEYPEPIYVSRDEEFEEGKNEMLSEGAIKALLHNFMPLLVSSVSPGSRDFAGFHDVDNLFKEGLRLKQALHDQLFQKIPFVRKIQENSEGLLRYDTPDIIKKDKFAWLRDDEFARQALAGINPVNIERLQEFPPVSKLDPAVYGPPESAITEEHIIGNLDGMTVQQALEENKLYMLDYHDIFMPFLDRINSLDGRKAYGTRTLFFLTAGGTLKPIAIELCLPPMKEDCKRAKRVFTPPADATSIWLWQLAKAHVCSNDAGVHQLINHWLRTHACMEPFIISAHRQMSAMHPVFKLLKPHMRYTLKINALARQILINGDGVIESGFTPGRYCMEMSSFAYDNLWRLDQEGLPADLIRRGMAVEDASQPHGLRLLIEDYPYATDGLLLWSAISRWCEAYVAAYYASDEAVQSDYELQSWYAEAVRSGHPDKRDAPWWPRLSTPGDLASLLTTLVWLCSAQHAALNFGQYPLGGYIPNRPPLMRRLVPAEGDPEHAHLVADPHRFYLSALPSLTQTTTFMTVIDTLSTHSADEQYLGERPDEDDWTADPAALAAAREFAAEVRRAEEEIERRNADPARRNRCGAGVLPYELMAPSSGPGITCRGVPNSVTI is encoded by the exons ATGGCGTCGATGGAGCTGTTGGGAAGGTCCTTCTTGAAGGGCTCCGCcggccccgccaccgccgcggcgcccCGCGGCGGGCTCTGTTTCGCGAGCGTGGGGGGAAGAAGGCAGGGGAGGTCGACGAGGAAGACGCTGAGGTCGAAGCCGCCCGTGGGAGCGCTGGCGGAGCGGGTCGTCCtgacgccggcgccgacggagAGAgtcgggcggccggaggcgcaCTCGCAGAGCGTGGCGGCGAGGGCCGTGGTCACCGTGCGGCGGAAGCGGAAGGAGGACGTCAAGGAGCGGGTCGCGGAGCAGATGGACGCCTACGCCGACAGGGTCGGCCGGAgcgtcctgctggagctcGTCAGCACGGAGACCGACCCAA GGAAGGGAGGGcccaagaagagcaagaagtCGAGGCTGGTGGGGTGGTTCGAGAAGAGGGACGTGAAGGCGGAGCTGGTGGTGTACACGGCGGAGTTCACCGTGGACGCGGCCTTCGGCGAGCCGGGCGCCGTCACGGTGCTCAACCGGCACCAGCGCGAGTTCTTCATCGAGAGCATCGTGGTGGAGGGCTTCCCGTCCGGCCCGGCCCACTTCACCTGCAACTCCTGGGTCCAGCCCACCCGCGTCAGCGGCGGCGTCACCCCTCGCGTCTTCTTCACCAACAAGCCGTACCTGCCGTCCAAGACGCCCGCGGGGCTGAGGGAGCTCCGGCGCCGGGAGCTCAAGGAGCtgcgcggcagcggcaccggcGAGCGGAGGATCACCGACCGAGCCTACGACTACGACGTGTACAACGACCTCGGCAACCCGGACAAGGGCGCCGGCTTCGAGCGCCCCGTCCTGGGCGGCGAGGCCATGCCGTACCCGCGCCGGATGCGGACAGCCCGGCCCAGCACTATCACAG ACGAGGGCGCGGAGAGCAGGGTGGAGTACCCGGAGCCCATCTACGTGTCGCGGGACGAGGAGTTCGAGGAAGGCAAGAACGAGATGCTGTCCGAGGGCGCCATCAAGGCGCTGCTCCACAACTTCATGCCGCTGCTGGTGAGCTCCGTGTCCCCCGGCAGCCGCGACTTCGCGGGCTTCCACGACGTCGACAACCTCTTCAAGGAAGGACTGCGCCTCAAGCAGGCACTGCACGACCAGCTCTTCCAGAAGATCCCCTTTGTCCGCAAGATCCAGGAGAACAGCGAGGGCCTCCTCCGCTACGACACCCCCGACATCATCAAGA AGGACAAGTTCGCGTGGCTGCGCGATGACGAGTTTGCCAGGCAGGCGCTGGCAGGCATCAACCCTGTCAACATCGAGCGTCTTCAG GAGTTCCCACCGGTCAGCAAGCTCGACCCGGCCGTGTACGGCCCGCCGGAGTCGGCGATCACGGAGGAGCACATCATCGGGAACCTGGACGGAATGACAGTGCAGCAGGCGCTGGAAGAGAACAAGCTGTACATGTTGGACTACCACGATATCTTCATGCCTTTCCTGGACCGGATCAATTCGCTGGACGGCCGGAAGGCGTACGGGACGCGCacgctcttcttcctcacggCCGGGGGCACGCTGAAGCCGATCGCCATCGAGCTGTGCCTGCCGCCGATGAAAGAAGACTGCAAGCGCGCGAAGCGGGTGTTCACGCCCCCTGCCGACGCCACCAGCATCTGGCTGTGGCAGCTCGCCAAGGCGCATGTCTGCTCCAACGACGCCGGTGTCCACCAGCTCATCAACCACTG GCTGAGGACGCACGCGTGCATGGAGCCGTTCATCATCTCGGCGCACCGGCAGATGAGCGCGATGCACCCCGTGTTCAAGCTGCTCAAGCCGCACATGCGGTACACGCTCAAGATCAACGCGCTGGCGCGGCAGATCCTCATCAACGGCGACGGCGTCATCGAGTCCGGCTTCACTCCCGGCCGCTACTGCATGGAGATGAGCTCCTTCGCCTACGACAACCTCTGGCGGCTCGACCAGGAAGGCCTCCCCGCCGACCTCATCAGAAG AGGTATGGCCGTGGAGGACGCGAGCCAACCGCACGGGCTCCGGCTGCTCATCGAGGACTACCCGTACGCCACGGACGGGCTGCTCCTCTGGTCGGCCATCTCGCGGTGGTGCGAGGCCTACGTGGCGGCGTACTACGCGTCCGACGAGGCCGTGCAGTCCGACTACGAGCTCCAATCCTGGTACGCGGAGGCCGTCCGGTCGGGCCACCCGGACAAGCGCGACGCGCCGTGGTGGCCGCGCCTCTCGACCCCGGGCGACCTCGCTTCCTTGCTCACGACGCTGGTGTGGCTCTGCTCGGCGCAGCACGCGGCGCTCAACTTCGGCCAGTACCCGCTCGGCGGCTACATCCCGAACCGGCCCCCTTTGATGCGCCGCCTGGTGCCCGCCGAGGGCGACCCGGAGCACGCCCACCTGGTCGCCGACCCGCACCGCTTCTACCTGTCGGCGCTGCCCAGCCTCACGCAGACCACCACGTTCATGACCGTCATCGACACGCTCTCCACGCACTCCGCCGACGAGCAGTACCTCGGGGAGCGGCCCGACGAGGACGACTGGACGGCGGACCCCGCGgcgctggccgccgcgcgcgagTTCGCGGCCGAGGTCCGCCGCGCcgaggaggagatcgagcgGCGCAACGCCGACCCCGCCCGGCGCAAccgctgcggcgccggcgtgctGCCGTACGAGCTCATGGCGCCGTCGTCCGGCCCGGGCATCACCTGCCGAGGCGTCCCCAACAGCGTCACCATCTAG
- the LOC100831497 gene encoding glutamate decarboxylase: MALSRAQTNHGESLISSTFASRYVRAALPRFKIPEQSIPKEAAYQIINDELMLDGNPRLNLASFVTTWMEPECDKLIQNSINKNYVDMDEYPVTTELQNRCVNMIAHLFNAPIGDDETAVGVGTVGSSEAIMLAGLAFKRKWQNKMKAAGKPFDKPNIVTGANVQVCWEKFARYFEVELKEVKLREGYYVMDPEKAVELVDENTICVAAILGSTLNGEFEDVKMLNDLLVAKNAETGWDTPIHVDAASGGFIAPFIYPELEWDFRLPLVKSINVSGHKYGLVYAGVGWVVWRTKDDLPDELIFHINYLGADQPTFTLNFSKGSSQIIAQYYQLIRLGFEGYKDIMQNCRDNATVLREGIDKMGYFDIASKDSGVPLVAFSLKDSSRYTVFEVVESLRRFGWIVPAYTMPADAEHIAVMRVVIREDFSRGLAERLITDLNKVMGEMDTHAKKHVAAEPPVAKKTVHEIEKEVATYWRRLVDRKKSSLVC, from the exons ATGGCCTTGTCGAGGGCGCAGACGAACCACGGCGAGTCCCTCATCTCGTCCACCTTCGCGTCGCGGTACGTGCGCGCGGCGCTGCCGAGGTTCAAGATCCCGGAGCAGTCCATCCCCAAGGAGGCGGCGTACCAGATCATCAACGACGAGCTGATGCTGGACGGGAACCCGCGCCTGAACCTGGCCTCCTTCGTCACCACGTGGATGGAGCCCGAGTGCGACAAGCTCATCCAGAACTCCATCAACAAGAACTACGTCGACATGGACGAGTACCCCGTCACCACCGAGCTCCAG AACCGGTGCGTGAACATGATCGCGCATCTCTTCAACGCGCCCATCGGCGACGACGAGACGGCGGTCGGGGTGGGCACCGTGGGCTCCTCGGAGGCCATCATGCTGGCCGGGCTGGCTTTCAAGAGGAAGTGGCAGAACAAGATGAAGGCCGCGGGCAAGCCCTTCGACAAGCCCAACATCGTCACCGGCGCAAACGTCCAG GTTTGTTGGGAGAAGTTCGCACGGTACTTCGAGGTGGAGCTCAAGGAGGTGAAGCTCAGGGAAGGGTACTACGTCATGGACCCCGAGAAGGCCGTGGAGCTGGTCGACGAGAACACCATCTGcgtcgccgccatcctcgGCTCCACCCTCAACGGCGAGTTCGAGGACGTCAAGATGCTCAACGATCTGCTCGTCGCCAAGAACGCCGAGACAGG GTGGGACACGCCGATCCACGTGGATGCGGCGAGCGGCGGATTTATCGCGCCGTTCATCTACCCGGAGCTGGAGTGGGACTTCCGGCTGCCGCTGGTGAAGAGCATCAACGTCAGCGGGCACAAGTACGGCCTCGTCTACGCCGGCGTCGGCTGGGTGGTCTGGAGAACCAAGGACGATCTGCCTGACGAGCTCATCTTTCACATCAACTACCTCGGTGCAGACCAACCAACCTTCACGCTCAACTTCTCCAAAG GTTCGAGCCAGATCATTGCGCAGTATTATCAGCTCATCCGTCTCGGATTCGAG GGTTACAAGGACATCATGCAGAACTGCCGTGACAACGCGACGGTGCTCCGGGAGGGCATCGACAAGATGGGCTACTTCGACATAGCGTCCAAGGACTCGGGCGTGCCGCTGGTGGCCTTCTCCCTCAAGGACTCGTCCCGGTACACCGTGTTCGAGGTGGTCGAGAGCCTGCGCCGCTTCGGCTGGATCGTCCCGGCCTACACCAtgcccgccgacgccgagcaTATCGCCGTGATGCGCGTGGTGATCCGCGAGGACTTCAGCCGCGGCCTCGCCGAGCGGCTCATCACCGATCTCAACAAGGTGATGGGGGAGATGGACACCCACGCAAAGAAGCACGTCGCCGCCGAGCCGCCGGTGGCCAAGAAGACGGTGCACGAGATCGAGAAGGAGGTGGCCACATACTGGCGGAGGCTTGTCGACAGGAAGAAGAGCAGCCTTGTTTGCTGA